The following are encoded together in the Thermosipho japonicus genome:
- a CDS encoding 4Fe-4S binding protein: MPWVKESDCIKCKVCVNVCPVEGAITVKDDGYPYINNDICTRCGVCMEKCPKNAIRPNYENPSLRGMGGGRGGFGRGMGRGMGRGFGRNREF; this comes from the coding sequence ATGCCCTGGGTAAAGGAAAGTGATTGTATTAAATGTAAGGTATGTGTAAATGTATGTCCAGTTGAAGGGGCTATAACGGTAAAAGATGATGGTTATCCTTATATAAACAATGATATTTGTACAAGATGTGGGGTGTGTATGGAAAAATGTCCAAAAAATGCTATAAGGCCAAACTATGAAAATCCTTCCTTGCGTGGAATGGGAGGAGGACGTGGTGGATTTGGTCGTGGCATGGGAAGAGGAATGGGAAGAGGTTTTGGAAGAAATAGAGAATTTTGA
- a CDS encoding ATP-binding protein, producing MKQLAIVSGKGGTGKTTLSSSFGALLSPVVLADCDVDAANLNLMFNGKLEEKYDYYGGKKAIIDQDKCDKCGICKKVCRFEAINFENNIYEVDPYACEGCNACVIACPQNAISLETALSGEYYYSVIDEQKEIVHANLNPGEETSGGLVAEVRKLALKKAEEKGKDIVLIDGAPGIGCPATSSITATNYVIIVTEPTSSGLHDLKRIVETVRHFRREFGVVINKYDLNPDVSKQIENYCLSDNIEILGKIPFDELVEKSNLEMKPIVLYENSIAGKAIKEIFEKVMEKLK from the coding sequence ATGAAACAGTTAGCAATAGTTAGTGGAAAGGGTGGAACTGGTAAAACAACATTAAGTTCATCTTTTGGTGCACTATTGAGTCCTGTTGTTCTGGCAGATTGTGATGTTGATGCAGCAAATCTTAATCTTATGTTTAATGGTAAATTAGAAGAAAAATATGACTATTATGGTGGGAAAAAGGCTATAATAGATCAAGATAAATGCGACAAGTGTGGAATTTGTAAGAAAGTTTGTAGATTTGAAGCGATTAACTTTGAAAATAACATATATGAGGTAGACCCATATGCATGTGAAGGTTGTAATGCCTGTGTTATTGCATGTCCTCAAAATGCTATTAGTTTGGAAACAGCACTTTCTGGAGAGTATTATTATTCTGTTATAGATGAGCAAAAGGAAATTGTCCATGCGAATTTAAATCCTGGAGAGGAGACCTCAGGTGGTTTAGTTGCAGAAGTAAGAAAACTTGCTTTGAAAAAGGCGGAAGAAAAAGGTAAAGATATTGTTTTAATAGATGGTGCGCCTGGGATTGGTTGTCCAGCCACATCATCTATAACTGCTACAAATTATGTTATTATAGTTACTGAACCAACTTCTTCAGGGTTGCATGATTTAAAGAGAATTGTTGAGACTGTTAGGCATTTTAGAAGAGAGTTTGGGGTAGTTATAAATAAATACGATTTAAATCCTGATGTAAGTAAGCAAATAGAAAATTACTGTTTGAGTGATAATATTGAAATTTTAGGGAAAATACCATTTGATGAATTGGTTGAAAAGTCTAATCTTGAAATGAAACCAATTGTATTGTATGAAAATAGCATAGCTGGGAAGGCTATAAAGGAAATATTTGAAAAAGTAATGGAAAAACTTAAATAA
- a CDS encoding FAD-dependent oxidoreductase, producing MKYDIIVIGGSAAGLVAALTSRKLYKDKKILVVKKLEKELVPCGIPYIFHTLGKVENDYMGIEDKFKANGIDLLIDEVVDGNVNEKKIVTKNGKEFEYDKLVIATGSTPFVIPIPGNDLENVFSIPKNYKYLGEVQEKVKSAQNIVIIGGGFIGVEVADEIKKSGKNVTLIEAKDYLLPASFDADFGEIAKQEIESDNVKVLLSTKVTKIEGNGKVEKVILENGEELPADVVIIATGYKPNTELAKKLGIKVTELGYIETDDYMRTSVKDVFAAGDCVQHKDYFTGKPSRLMLASAAVFDARIAASNLYKLRLLRTNKGSLNAYSTVIGGKTFASAGITEAVAKEEGFDVVVGRAEVVDRHPGKFADASKITMKLIFSKECGLLLGAQIVGGKSVGEIINIISLAIQKDVNIKDLLTMQIGTHPLLTAAPTVYPLAVAAEDALSKM from the coding sequence ATGAAATACGATATTATTGTAATAGGAGGAAGCGCAGCAGGATTGGTAGCAGCTTTAACATCTAGGAAACTTTACAAAGATAAGAAAATTCTTGTTGTAAAGAAGCTTGAAAAAGAACTTGTCCCTTGTGGAATTCCTTATATATTCCATACTCTCGGAAAAGTAGAAAACGATTACATGGGGATAGAAGATAAATTCAAGGCAAATGGTATTGATTTATTAATTGATGAAGTGGTAGACGGAAACGTTAATGAAAAGAAAATAGTAACAAAAAATGGAAAAGAATTTGAATATGATAAATTAGTTATTGCGACAGGGTCAACACCATTTGTTATTCCAATCCCTGGAAATGATTTAGAAAACGTATTCTCCATACCAAAAAATTACAAATACTTGGGAGAAGTTCAAGAAAAAGTTAAGAGCGCTCAAAATATAGTTATTATAGGTGGAGGATTTATCGGTGTTGAGGTTGCTGATGAAATTAAAAAATCTGGTAAAAATGTAACCTTAATAGAAGCAAAAGATTACCTATTACCCGCCTCATTTGATGCAGATTTTGGTGAAATAGCAAAACAAGAAATTGAAAGTGACAATGTCAAAGTGCTATTAAGTACAAAAGTTACAAAAATTGAAGGAAATGGAAAAGTAGAAAAAGTCATTTTGGAAAATGGAGAAGAGCTACCAGCCGATGTAGTTATCATAGCAACCGGATATAAACCAAATACGGAGCTAGCAAAAAAACTCGGAATTAAAGTTACAGAATTAGGATACATAGAAACTGATGATTATATGAGAACATCAGTAAAAGATGTGTTTGCAGCAGGTGACTGTGTACAACACAAAGATTATTTCACTGGAAAACCTTCAAGATTAATGCTCGCATCCGCAGCCGTTTTTGATGCAAGAATTGCAGCATCAAATCTTTACAAATTAAGACTTCTAAGGACAAATAAAGGCTCACTAAATGCTTATTCAACCGTAATCGGTGGAAAAACATTTGCTTCTGCTGGCATAACGGAAGCTGTTGCAAAAGAGGAAGGTTTTGACGTTGTAGTTGGTAGAGCAGAAGTTGTCGATAGACATCCAGGTAAATTTGCAGACGCTTCAAAAATTACAATGAAATTAATCTTCTCAAAGGAATGTGGATTGCTATTAGGTGCACAAATTGTAGGTGGAAAGAGTGTAGGAGAAATAATAAACATCATAAGTCTTGCAATTCAAAAAGATGTTAATATAAAAGACTTACTTACCATGCAAATTGGTACACATCCACTACTAACCGCTGCTCCAACTGTTTATCCGCTTGCAGTTGCAGCCGAAGATGCCTTATCAAAAATGTAA
- a CDS encoding NAD(P)/FAD-dependent oxidoreductase, whose amino-acid sequence MKFGNFEAKNHIFMAPIKTALATPKTGFITDEQIRYYEKRAKGGVGTIILEPIAVLSSGKEHPKQTMLNTDEHIEGLKKLVDTLHKYETKLIVHLNHAGRAANPKASGEVLAPSSIKCPSTGQIPEELTVQQIDEIINAFKENALRAQKAGADGIEIQFGHGYLVHQFYSERLNKRTDEYGKDKLKFVRDLLIEITKVIEIPIFIRISGSEFVEGGITNEDLSKILALAEEFGVSAVHVGWGNACDSAPWYYNHMSLPLDVMDEKLREIRKLTSLPIIAAGRMYKNERYKYLVEEKVVDGVVLGRQLIVDPEFPKKIISNSNDYIRCGSCLQGCLGNVKAGKPVGCIANPEVHVEFNGKATSKKKVAIIGGGPAGLFTGLYLKKKGYDVTIFERNNYLGGQWVLAYRAPGKLSMKDTLDDLIRKAEKELNIKLNTEVSVETFKKEKFDVIIVATGAKPFVPPIKGLENYITGFDFFEGKKVTGEKVLIIGGGLIGLEVAEALVIQGKKVTVVEALDSIGRGMEIVASKLFQKNYAPKIDVYTNTLVKEIKDKEVIVEKDGKEFSLGVFDEIIVTAGTRPESQIYEKLVSEFDNVYLVGDAMKVGQIIDAAQEALELSEKI is encoded by the coding sequence ATGAAATTTGGAAACTTTGAAGCAAAAAATCATATTTTTATGGCTCCTATTAAAACTGCATTGGCTACACCAAAAACAGGTTTTATTACTGATGAACAAATTAGATATTATGAAAAAAGAGCTAAAGGTGGAGTAGGAACAATAATTTTAGAGCCGATTGCTGTACTTTCTTCAGGGAAAGAGCATCCAAAGCAAACTATGTTAAATACAGATGAACATATTGAAGGATTAAAAAAATTAGTAGATACATTACATAAATATGAAACAAAACTTATTGTTCACTTAAATCATGCAGGAAGAGCGGCTAATCCAAAGGCGTCAGGTGAAGTTCTTGCACCTTCATCAATAAAATGCCCATCTACAGGGCAAATTCCAGAGGAATTAACTGTTCAACAAATAGATGAAATAATCAATGCATTTAAAGAAAATGCATTGAGAGCACAAAAAGCTGGAGCAGATGGAATTGAAATTCAATTTGGTCACGGTTATCTCGTTCACCAATTTTATTCAGAAAGATTAAATAAAAGAACGGATGAATATGGAAAAGACAAACTTAAATTTGTAAGAGATTTACTTATTGAAATAACAAAGGTCATTGAAATACCAATATTTATTAGAATTTCGGGAAGCGAATTTGTTGAGGGTGGTATTACAAACGAAGATTTATCAAAGATACTAGCATTGGCAGAAGAATTTGGTGTTTCGGCTGTCCATGTTGGATGGGGAAATGCATGTGATTCTGCTCCATGGTATTACAATCACATGTCGCTTCCATTGGATGTTATGGACGAGAAATTAAGAGAGATAAGAAAATTAACGTCACTACCTATTATTGCAGCAGGAAGAATGTATAAGAATGAAAGATATAAATATTTGGTTGAAGAAAAGGTTGTTGACGGTGTTGTTTTAGGAAGACAATTGATTGTAGATCCTGAATTTCCAAAGAAAATAATTTCTAATTCAAATGACTATATTAGGTGTGGAAGTTGTCTTCAAGGATGTCTTGGAAATGTAAAAGCAGGAAAACCAGTAGGTTGTATTGCAAACCCAGAGGTTCACGTTGAATTTAATGGAAAAGCAACATCAAAGAAGAAAGTTGCAATTATTGGAGGAGGTCCTGCAGGATTATTTACAGGATTGTATTTAAAGAAAAAAGGATATGATGTGACCATTTTTGAAAGAAACAATTATTTAGGCGGACAATGGGTATTAGCGTATAGAGCACCAGGAAAGCTTTCTATGAAAGATACTTTGGATGATTTAATTAGAAAGGCAGAGAAGGAATTGAATATAAAATTGAATACGGAAGTTTCTGTAGAGACATTTAAAAAAGAAAAGTTTGATGTGATTATTGTAGCAACTGGTGCAAAACCATTTGTTCCACCAATAAAGGGACTTGAAAATTATATTACTGGTTTTGACTTTTTTGAAGGTAAAAAAGTAACAGGGGAAAAAGTATTAATAATAGGCGGAGGATTAATAGGTTTAGAAGTTGCAGAAGCGTTGGTCATACAAGGAAAAAAAGTGACTGTAGTTGAAGCCTTAGATTCAATTGGAAGAGGTATGGAAATTGTTGCAAGTAAGTTGTTCCAAAAAAATTATGCACCTAAAATTGATGTGTATACAAACACATTAGTTAAAGAAATAAAAGACAAAGAGGTAATTGTTGAAAAAGATGGTAAAGAATTTTCTTTGGGGGTATTTGATGAAATTATTGTAACAGCAGGTACAAGGCCGGAAAGTCAAATATATGAAAAATTGGTTAGTGAATTTGATAATGTTTATTTAGTTGGAGATGCTATGAAGGTTGGTCAGATAATTGATGCTGCTCAAGAGGCATTAGAGCTTTCAGAAAAGATATAA
- a CDS encoding NifB/NifX family molybdenum-iron cluster-binding protein: MKVAFGTIDGKKINDEHFGHSNIYVVYEFDGENFKKIDEIKNPYAETHMHAKVNEILEFLGHCKVWVGNSMGKGSMIQLKKLGYKPILVESRTVDEALEEVKELLGEEK, translated from the coding sequence ATGAAAGTAGCATTCGGTACTATAGATGGGAAAAAGATAAATGATGAACATTTTGGACATTCAAATATATATGTTGTATATGAATTTGATGGAGAAAATTTTAAAAAAATTGATGAGATAAAAAATCCTTATGCTGAAACGCATATGCACGCTAAAGTTAATGAAATTTTGGAATTTTTGGGACATTGTAAAGTTTGGGTTGGAAATTCAATGGGAAAAGGTTCTATGATTCAACTAAAAAAATTGGGATATAAACCTATTTTAGTTGAAAGCAGGACTGTAGATGAAGCATTGGAAGAAGTAAAGGAACTATTAGGTGAAGAAAAATAG
- a CDS encoding NifB/NifX family molybdenum-iron cluster-binding protein, producing the protein MKIAIPSQGKTLDSLSNDRFARAEFFVIYDLDKGEIVEVIENTANEAHGMGPKVSQMLAEKGVNVLILESVGQNAFEVLKAAGIEVYLTKKDTLANIIENYKNGKLEKVENATH; encoded by the coding sequence ATGAAGATAGCTATACCATCACAAGGTAAAACACTTGATTCATTGAGCAATGATAGATTTGCAAGGGCAGAGTTTTTTGTAATTTATGACTTAGATAAAGGTGAGATCGTAGAGGTAATAGAAAATACGGCGAATGAGGCACATGGAATGGGACCAAAAGTTTCTCAAATGCTTGCTGAAAAAGGTGTAAATGTGTTAATTCTGGAAAGTGTTGGGCAAAACGCTTTTGAAGTATTAAAAGCTGCAGGGATTGAAGTATATTTGACGAAAAAAGATACATTGGCAAATATAATTGAAAATTATAAAAATGGAAAATTGGAGAAAGTAGAAAATGCAACCCATTAA